A DNA window from Aureibaculum sp. 2308TA14-22 contains the following coding sequences:
- a CDS encoding ABC1 kinase family protein — MKTIDSIPISKMQRASKLVKTGAKVGVNYLKYYGDKIINTEVVAKEKLNQNNANDIYNGLKQLKGSALKVAQMLSMEKNILPRAYVEKFSLAQFSVPPLSPPLVIKTFKQYFGKHPNEIFDEFNATSVNAASIGQVHKAVKDNKELAIKIQYPGVAQSISSDLTMVKPIAMSMFNIKGKDSDKYFKEVEDKLIEETDYTLEVKQSKAMVNACKHIPNLLFPNYYEKYSSQRIITMDWMHGEHLSEFVAHNTNQAISNQLGQALWDFYMFQIHKLKKVHADPHPGNFLINKQGQLIVIDFGCIKEIPQEFYIPYFELAEKENINNPILFKEKLFELEILREDDSEEEIEFFTQMFHEMLSLFTQPLHQEVFDFSNSEFFEKIGQLGERYSKSTELRKMNGNRGSKHFIYINRTFFGLYNLMFDLKSKDVKIFNFENL, encoded by the coding sequence ATGAAGACTATAGATAGTATTCCAATTTCTAAAATGCAACGTGCCTCAAAGTTGGTAAAAACAGGAGCCAAGGTTGGTGTTAATTACCTGAAATATTATGGTGATAAAATTATTAATACTGAAGTAGTTGCAAAGGAAAAATTAAATCAGAATAACGCTAATGATATTTATAATGGCCTCAAACAATTAAAAGGTAGTGCTTTAAAAGTAGCTCAAATGTTGAGCATGGAAAAGAATATTTTACCAAGAGCATACGTAGAGAAATTTTCATTGGCTCAGTTTTCTGTACCACCATTATCACCGCCATTAGTTATTAAAACGTTTAAGCAGTATTTTGGCAAACATCCTAATGAAATTTTTGATGAATTTAATGCTACTTCTGTGAATGCAGCGAGTATTGGTCAAGTCCATAAAGCAGTGAAAGATAATAAAGAATTGGCCATAAAAATCCAGTATCCTGGTGTAGCTCAAAGCATTAGCTCAGATTTAACTATGGTCAAACCTATAGCAATGAGCATGTTTAATATAAAGGGTAAAGATTCTGATAAGTATTTCAAGGAGGTTGAAGATAAGTTAATTGAAGAAACGGACTACACATTAGAAGTAAAACAGAGTAAAGCTATGGTTAATGCGTGTAAACATATACCAAATTTGCTTTTTCCTAATTATTATGAAAAATATTCTTCACAGAGAATTATTACAATGGATTGGATGCATGGTGAGCATTTGTCGGAATTTGTAGCTCATAATACTAACCAAGCAATATCTAATCAATTAGGGCAAGCCTTATGGGATTTTTATATGTTTCAAATCCATAAATTGAAAAAAGTACATGCAGATCCACATCCAGGTAATTTTTTAATTAATAAACAAGGGCAATTAATTGTAATTGATTTTGGTTGTATAAAAGAAATTCCTCAAGAGTTTTATATTCCTTATTTTGAGTTAGCTGAAAAAGAGAATATTAACAATCCGATCTTATTCAAGGAAAAACTTTTTGAATTAGAAATTTTGAGAGAAGATGATTCAGAAGAAGAAATTGAATTTTTTACGCAAATGTTTCATGAAATGTTGAGTCTGTTTACGCAACCTTTACATCAAGAGGTGTTTGATTTTTCTAATTCTGAATTTTTTGAAAAGATAGGACAATTAGGCGAACGATACTCTAAAAGTACTGAATTAAGAAAAATGAATGGAAACAGAGGGTCTAAACATTTTATTTATATAAACAGGACATTTTTTGGCTTATATAATTTAATGTTCGATTTAAAGTCGAAAGATGTAAAAATTTTTAATTTCGAAAATTTATAA
- a CDS encoding flavin reductase family protein yields the protein MIHFSRADINNFHHLYRINLINSCSGYKSANLIGTKSPEGIENVAVFSSVTHMGSNPPLLGVFFRPTTVLRNTYENIKRTGTFTINHIYDTILKDAHHTSAKYDKSISEFEKTNLKPEYLNNFPAPFVEGAPIKLGMKFVEEYHIKSNDIILVIGEIIDLYIKDDMLQEDGFINLSLGKVASINGLDGYTIPNLEKRLGYQRPK from the coding sequence ATGATACATTTTAGTAGAGCAGACATTAACAATTTTCACCATCTTTATCGTATAAATCTAATCAATAGTTGTTCAGGTTATAAATCGGCTAATTTAATTGGCACAAAGTCCCCTGAGGGTATAGAAAATGTAGCAGTATTTAGTTCAGTTACTCATATGGGTTCAAATCCGCCATTATTGGGTGTCTTTTTTCGGCCAACGACGGTACTCAGAAACACGTACGAAAATATAAAAAGGACAGGGACATTTACTATTAATCATATTTATGATACTATTTTAAAAGATGCTCATCATACTTCGGCAAAATATGACAAGTCAATATCAGAATTTGAAAAGACAAATTTAAAACCTGAATATTTAAATAATTTTCCAGCTCCTTTTGTTGAGGGTGCTCCTATTAAGTTAGGAATGAAATTTGTAGAAGAATATCACATAAAAAGTAACGATATAATTTTAGTTATCGGTGAAATTATTGACTTATATATAAAAGATGATATGCTACAGGAAGATGGATTTATAAATCTGTCTTTAGGTAAAGTAGCCTCAATAAATGGCTTAGATGGATACACTATTCCTAATTTAGAAAAGCGATTAGGTTATCAAAGACCTAAATAA
- a CDS encoding PLP-dependent cysteine synthase family protein: MSYKLGINQNILELIGSTPMIKLNKITNKLEGKFYTKFEGYNPGHSTKDRIALHIIEQAEKQGLIKKGTTIIETTSGNTGFSIAMVSVIKGYDCILAVSSKSSNDKIDMLKAMGAKVYVCPAHVSADDPRSYYNVAKKLHSEIADSVYINQYFNQLNIDAHYNTTGPEIWEQTEGKITHLVAASGTGGTISGASKYLKEQNPNIKIIGVDAYGSVLKKFHETGELDTKESYPYRIEGLGKNLIPTATDFDVIDKFEKVNDEDSAHRAREIALTEGVFAGYTSGAAMQAVFQLAKKGEFDQNSNVVVIFPDHGSRYMSKVYSDDWMREQGFFDTEKFVQSEIEYIK, translated from the coding sequence ATGAGTTATAAATTAGGTATTAACCAAAACATTTTAGAGCTTATTGGTAGTACACCAATGATTAAATTAAACAAAATTACCAACAAATTAGAAGGTAAGTTCTATACAAAGTTTGAAGGTTACAACCCAGGTCATTCAACTAAAGACAGAATTGCCTTACATATTATCGAACAAGCTGAAAAGCAAGGCTTAATCAAAAAAGGGACAACAATTATAGAAACTACATCAGGTAATACTGGCTTTAGTATTGCTATGGTTAGTGTTATTAAAGGTTACGATTGTATTTTAGCAGTATCTTCTAAATCCTCAAATGATAAAATTGACATGTTAAAGGCAATGGGTGCTAAAGTGTACGTTTGCCCAGCTCATGTTAGTGCTGATGATCCTCGTTCTTATTACAATGTTGCTAAAAAATTGCACTCTGAAATTGCAGATTCGGTTTATATCAATCAATATTTTAATCAATTAAATATTGATGCACATTACAACACTACAGGTCCTGAAATTTGGGAACAAACTGAAGGCAAAATAACGCATTTAGTAGCTGCAAGTGGTACAGGCGGAACAATATCTGGAGCTTCAAAATACTTAAAAGAACAAAATCCAAATATTAAAATCATTGGTGTTGATGCTTATGGGTCTGTATTGAAAAAATTTCATGAAACAGGAGAGTTAGATACCAAAGAAAGCTACCCATACCGGATAGAAGGTCTGGGTAAAAATTTAATTCCTACCGCTACAGATTTTGATGTGATTGACAAATTTGAAAAGGTAAATGATGAGGATAGTGCACATAGAGCAAGAGAAATAGCACTAACTGAAGGTGTTTTTGCAGGATATACAAGTGGTGCGGCTATGCAGGCCGTTTTTCAATTAGCAAAAAAAGGTGAATTTGATCAAAATAGTAATGTTGTTGTTATCTTTCCTGATCATGGTTCAAGGTACATGAGCAAAGTATATAGTGATGATTGGATGAGAGAACAAGGCTTTTTTGATACTGAAAAATTTGTACAATCAGAAATTGAATATATTAAATAA
- a CDS encoding aminotransferase class I/II-fold pyridoxal phosphate-dependent enzyme encodes MKDLFERIIKDKGPLGKWAEQAEGYYVFPKLEGPISNRMGFNGKKVITWSINDYLGLANHPEVIKADAEAAAEHGMAYPMGARMMSGHTPFHEQLEQECADFVNKEAAYLVNFGYQGMVSAIDALVTKHDVIVYDIDTHACIIDGVRLHAGKRFVYKHNDVESLEKNLKRATKMATENGGGILVISEGVFGMRGEQGKLKEIAALKKKYNFRFLVDDAHGFGTLGEGGRGAGVEQGVQDDIDVYFATFAKSMAGIGAFFAADKDIIQFLQYNMRSQMFAKSLPMAMVKGALKRLDMLRTMPELKEKLWENVNALQSGLKEQGFDIGNTNTCVTPVFLKGDIPEAMAMVNDLRENHGIFCSIVVYPVIPKGMILLRMIPTAAHTLEDVKETIIAFSAIREKLRDGVYKKIAEAMLG; translated from the coding sequence GTGAAAGATTTATTTGAAAGAATAATTAAAGATAAAGGCCCGTTAGGTAAATGGGCCGAACAAGCAGAAGGATATTATGTTTTTCCTAAATTAGAAGGGCCTATCTCAAACAGAATGGGCTTTAACGGAAAAAAGGTTATTACTTGGAGTATTAATGATTATTTAGGTTTAGCTAATCATCCTGAGGTTATAAAAGCAGATGCAGAAGCAGCAGCCGAACATGGTATGGCCTACCCAATGGGTGCCAGAATGATGTCAGGTCACACTCCTTTTCACGAGCAATTAGAGCAAGAATGTGCAGATTTTGTTAATAAAGAAGCAGCATATTTGGTTAATTTTGGCTATCAAGGTATGGTTTCTGCCATAGACGCCCTAGTAACCAAGCACGACGTTATTGTTTATGATATTGATACTCATGCATGTATTATTGATGGTGTTCGTTTGCATGCGGGCAAACGCTTTGTATATAAGCACAATGATGTAGAAAGTTTAGAAAAAAACTTAAAAAGGGCAACTAAAATGGCAACTGAAAATGGTGGCGGAATTTTAGTAATATCTGAGGGTGTTTTTGGTATGCGGGGTGAGCAAGGTAAACTGAAAGAAATAGCAGCTCTTAAGAAAAAATACAATTTCAGATTTTTAGTGGATGATGCTCACGGATTTGGCACCTTAGGTGAAGGTGGTAGAGGTGCAGGTGTTGAGCAAGGCGTACAAGATGATATAGATGTTTATTTTGCCACATTTGCAAAATCAATGGCAGGCATTGGTGCATTTTTTGCTGCTGATAAAGATATTATTCAATTTTTACAATATAATATGCGTTCGCAAATGTTTGCAAAATCATTGCCAATGGCAATGGTTAAAGGAGCATTAAAACGTTTAGATATGTTACGTACAATGCCAGAGCTTAAAGAAAAACTTTGGGAAAATGTAAATGCATTGCAATCAGGTCTTAAAGAGCAAGGTTTTGATATTGGTAATACAAACACATGTGTAACACCAGTATTTTTAAAAGGTGACATACCTGAAGCCATGGCTATGGTCAACGATTTAAGAGAAAATCATGGTATTTTCTGTTCTATTGTAGTGTATCCAGTTATTCCAAAAGGAATGATTTTACTTAGAATGATTCCTACAGCGGCACATACTTTAGAAGATGTAAAAGAAACCATTATTGCATTTTCTGCTATAAGAGAAAAATTAAGAGATGGTGTTTATAAAAAGATTGCCGAGGCCATGCTAGGATAG
- a CDS encoding TfoX/Sxy family protein, with translation MAYDEHLGERISAIIKSKNVAFCSKKMMGGLVFMVNDKMTCGIHIDKKYGDSLLMAKIGTEAYEKEITKEVSLPMDFTGRPMKGYIFVTPKGFDLESDLEYWIDKALDFNKTLK, from the coding sequence ATGGCATACGATGAACACTTAGGAGAAAGAATAAGTGCAATTATAAAATCTAAAAATGTAGCGTTTTGCAGTAAAAAAATGATGGGCGGGCTGGTTTTTATGGTCAACGATAAAATGACTTGTGGTATTCATATCGACAAAAAATATGGAGATAGTTTGTTAATGGCAAAAATTGGAACGGAAGCTTATGAAAAAGAAATAACAAAAGAAGTTAGCTTACCTATGGATTTTACAGGCAGACCCATGAAAGGGTATATTTTTGTTACTCCTAAAGGTTTTGACTTGGAATCTGATTTAGAATATTGGATAGATAAAGCCTTGGATTTTAATAAAACGTTGAAATAA
- a CDS encoding VOC family protein produces MQYTPKSIRPFIGAIDFTISRNFYLDLGFEEFKISPKMAYFKMGDFGFYLQDAYVKDWVDNTMLFLEVENLEKHLEVITNLNLTKKYPTVRISNIAENDWGNEFFIHDPSGILWHIGEFKMEKQ; encoded by the coding sequence ATGCAATACACCCCAAAATCAATCAGGCCGTTTATTGGTGCTATAGATTTCACAATTTCCAGAAATTTCTATTTAGATCTTGGATTTGAAGAATTTAAAATCTCACCTAAAATGGCGTATTTTAAAATGGGCGATTTTGGGTTTTATTTACAAGATGCTTATGTAAAAGATTGGGTAGATAATACCATGCTGTTTTTGGAAGTAGAAAATTTAGAAAAGCACTTAGAAGTAATAACAAATCTAAATTTAACCAAGAAGTATCCAACTGTGCGGATATCCAATATTGCAGAAAACGATTGGGGAAATGAATTTTTTATACATGACCCATCAGGAATATTATGGCATATCGGCGAATTTAAAATGGAAAAGCAGTAA